The window GGGCGCGTTGCCGCGGAGATCCTCAGCCCCTACCCCCCGGGCGTGCCCGCCGTGGCGCCGGGGGAGGTCATCACCGCGCAGGTCCTGGACTACCTGGCCACCGGCGTGGCAGCAGGCATGCTGGTCCCCGACGCCGTCGACTCCTCCCTCGCGACCTTGCGGGTGGTGGCCTGACCCGGTTGCGGGTGTGCGCGGGCCCGACGAACTGAGCACTGGCGACACCGGTCCAGGCGGGGCGGCCGCACCGCAAACGGCCCCGCAGGTCGGGCCCGGTCCCGCGGCAGTCCACCGGCGCGGGACCGGCCCGACTTTCATTGCGTCACCGGCGGCGCGACAAAGCGGGCGGCGCGAGCGATCTGAGGCACCGTCAGCGAATGCCCGCCCGGACGTACCGTCACGCATGTGACTCCGCCTGTGCCAGGAATCAGGCGTGCTGGCCCGGACGCAGCAGGACCTTGGTCCAGCCGTCCTCGCGCTTGTCGAAGCTGGCGTAGGCCGCCGGGGCCTCCTCCAGGGGCAGTTCGTGGGAGACGATCACCGACGGCTTGGCCCGACCTCGGATGATCAGGTCTCGCAGGTACCGGTTGTACCGGCGAACGGGGCACTGTCCGGTACCGATGCTCAGGCCCTTGCTGAAGGCGCTGCCGAAGTCGAAGGCGATCCGGCCGTCCCCGGCCTGCTCGTCGACGGCACCCGGGTCCTGCGGGACGTAGACGCCCACGACACCGATCCGACCGGTGGCGCGGACCACGGAGACCAGGTTGTCCATGACCAGTTGCGGATGCTCCTGCCCGGCCGGGTCGTGGGACTGGTAGCCGACGGCCTCGACCCCGGCGTCCACCCCGAATCCGTCGGTGTGCTCCATGATCGCCTCGATCGGGTCCTCCTTGGACACGTCGACGGCGGTCGCGCCGAGCTTTCGGGCGAGGGCCAGCCGGTCGGGGTGGAAGTCGGCCACGAAGGTCTGGGCCGCCCCACGCAGGTCCGCGCTCAATGCTGCCATGAGCCCGACGGGGCCCGCGCCGAAGATCGCCACGGTGTGGCCCGGCGCGACCCCGGCCAGTTCGGTGCCGTGGTAGCCGGTGGGGAAGATGTCGGACAGCAGCGCGAAGTCGTTCTCGTTCTCGGTTCCGGCCGGCAGTTCCAGCAGGTTGGCGTCGGCCCACGGGACCCGCAGCAGCTCGGCCTGGCCACCCAGGTAGGGGCCCATTTTCGGGTAGCCGTAGCCGGCACCGGGCTGACCGGAGGGGTTGGCCCGCAGGCACGCCGAGGTCCATCCGTCGGTGCAGTTCCGGCAGGTTCCGCAGCACAGGTTGAAGGGCACCGAGACGCGGTCCCCGACCTTGACGCGATTAACCCCGGGCCCGACCTCCTCGACGATGCCCATGTTCTCGTGCCCGAGCACCATTCCTGGGTCCAACTCGGCGCGCCCCTCGTAGGGGTGCAGGTCCGAACCGCAGATGTTGGCCGTGGTGATCCGCACTATCGCGTCCGCGGGGGCCTCGATGCGCGGGTCCTCGACCTCTTCCACGTTCAGGTCGTAGGGACCTCGAAAGACCAATGCCTTCATGATGTGGGTTCCTTTCCCTTGTTCGACTGCTTTTCCTGCGCCCTGCCCGGGACTCGCGACCTCACGCCGGCTCCGGCGTGCGGTTGTGCGTCCTGGCTCTGGACGCCGAGCCATTCACGCGCACCGGGGCCGCGCGGAGCTGACCGGGCCCGCGTCCGGACAGTGGCCGAACCGCGACGGTCCCGGAATCTCCCCGGGCCGCAAGCTGCTGTGTCGCAGCCGGCCGGCGGGGTAGTCCAAACGCAGGAGTTGCCGATTCAGGGAGAACCCGGAGCTGGTCCCGGTCGCCGGAGCCGGCACGCGCGCCCGGCGGCGGACCTCATCCTCGCGCGTGCCATGCGATCGCCTCGCAGCGGTGGGACAGGCCAGGTGAGGAAAAGCGGATGATCCGGATCGGCACCAGCGGTTGGCAGTACGACGACTGGCGCCCGTCGTTCTACCCGGTCGGTCTGGCCCGCGACCGATGGTTGGGCCGTTACGTCGAATGCTTCGACACCGTCGAGATCAACAACACCTTTTACCGGCTGCCGAGCCAGGCCACCGTCGATCGCTGGGCGCAAGCCCTACCGCAGGGGTTTTTGGCCGCGATCAAGGTCAGTCGGTATCTGACGCACGTCCGCCGCCTGCGCGACCCGCAGGACCCGGTCGCGTTGCTGCTGGAACGGGTGGCTCCGCTTCGGGAACGCGGCCTGCTCGGTCCGGTCCTGCTGCAACTTCCGCCGAACATGCCTGCGCGGCCGGAGGATCTGGAGCGCACCCTGTCGGCATTCCCCCCTGACGTCCGGGTGGCCGTCGAGCCGCGGGACCGAAGCTGGTTCCGCAAGGCAACGCGGGAGGTGTTGATCGACCACCGGGCGGCCCTGGTCTGGTCCGATCGCAACGGCAGGTCAGTCGGCCCGTTGTGGCGCACGACCTCCTGGTGCTACCTGAGGTTGCACCACGGCCGCCTCGACTGGGCGTATCAGGATCGGGACCTGCGCCGTTGGGCCCGGCGGTTGCGCGAATGCCCCGACGCGTTCGTCTTCACCAACAATGATCCAGGCGCCGCCGCCGTCCGCGATGCCCGACGCCTGCAGGCACTGACGACGTGAAGCCGTGCGCCGCCGTCCAGGCGGCAAGTCAACAGATAGGGGACCACCGGAGGTTCACCGGGTCCTGATCGGGTTGCTGGGCTGGAATCTGATGCGCAATCAGCGTCGACGGGTCCGCCCGCTCGAAGGGCGGCGGCGTTCGCCGCATCCGAGGCCCGGGCCAGGTCGCGACCGGCTCACCGGCGCCGTGCCGTTGTCACCGGATCGATTGTGTTTCCCGGCACTCGGGTAGTACGCCACGCAGGCGTGTACCGACCCTTGGTGACGCCGCCGCAAGGGCACCCTCAACCGATCATGGCGAACCAGGAGGAGCCACCCATGGCCAGTGAGAAGCAGGTCCGGGCCGCGAAGAAGAATGTCGAGAAGGCGCGCGCTGGAGCCCAGAAGAAGCACTCGATCGCGAACATGCCGGCAAAAACCCGCACGGCGCTCGGTAAGCAGGGCGCCGCCGTGGCTCAACGCAAGCGCACCGGTGGCGCGACGCCGAAAACCCGCCAGGAACTCTACGAGGAGGCCAAGCACCGCGACCTACCCGGGCGTTCCAAGATGGGCCGCGACGAACTCGCCCGAGCGCTGGGCCACGGGTAGGAACGCCGCTGGGCCGGCGCCCCCGGCTGCGGCTGCGGCACATCGACAGGCCGGGGATGCCGTACCCCTTGTCCGCCGATCATCGACAGCTCCACCCTTGACAGCATCCTGCGATTATCTGTTCTAATTACAATAGATTTCGGAAGGGACAGATTGGCCGACCGGTACGCCGCCGGCGCCGGGGACCCGGTGTCTGTCTGCGCGAGCATCGATCCGCGGAGGTAGCGGCGATGGACGCATGGCGCTTGCGGATCGAGGGCGGGCCCAGCGGAGAGACTGGTGCTGGCCGGCGAGTTCGATCAGCTCACGGCCCCCCTACTGCGTACGGCGTTTCAGCAGGTGGTCCCCCACCGGTGGGCACCTGCTCGTCGACCTGCAACGGGTGTGCGTGCTGCAGGCCGCCGGGGTGGCGGTGCTGGACGAACACGCCCGCCGGCACGCGCTCAGCATTCTGGCCCGTGCCGGGAGCGCCAGGGCACTGGTGCTCACCGTCTGCAGGATGCAGCATTTGTCCAGAGTCGAACTGCGTGCGGCTCGGACCCTGCCCACGCGGGCCCGTCGTTCGTGCCGGGACATGATCATCGCCGCAGCCTCACCTACATTCCGGGTCGGCCGGATGGAGTACCGCGGCCGGGTAGTGGTCCGGAGCCGAACCGGCTACCGAGGAGGCTTCATGATCAGTATTTCTGAGAGACTGAACACCGAGCGCAGACCCGACGACCCGGGGCAGGGCACCACCACGGTGGCGTTCCGGACCAAGCAACCGGGAGTTACCGGACGGCGGATCTCGTTGGTGGGCGATTTCAACGACTGGGATCCCCGGCTCACTCCGATGGAGGAGTCCGACGAGGGCACCTGGGCCGCCGTCCTGGAACTGCCGCCGGGCCGGCGCTACCGGTTCCGGTACCTGTCCGAGGACGGGCAATGGTTCAACGACGAAGCAGCGCATTCCTACGAGGAGAACGAGCACGGCGGGCACGACAGCGTCTTGGACCTCACCGCCTCCGCCGCCGTACCGAGCGGGCAGTTGAGTGTGTCCGCCCCCATCGCCGGCGCGACCCCGGAGTGAGCGGATTCCGCAGCCCGACACCCCGGGCCCGAGAATCACTCCGTGACCGATCGACAACGAGCCCACCGCTTCCGTACCCCGAGCGACCCCCGCGGCGGTGGCTGGGTGGGGCGGGCCGCGGCGGTCGGATGGCCTTTCGCCGGGCGAGCCACGGAGTCGGTGGACACCGCGGTGCCGGTGCTGGGGGCCGCTCGGCCGGGATCATCGCCGAGCCGGCCGGGGCGCTGGCACCGGCCGCCCTGACCGGTCGTCTGATCTCCGGCGTAGAACCGGGCACGACCGTGGTCTGCGTGCTCTCCGGCGGCAACAACGACATCAGCCGTTACGCGGAAATCATCGAACGCGCGATGCTGCACGAGGGCCGAAAGCACTACTTCCTCGTCGAGTTCCACCAGGAATTCGGTGCCCTGCGCAGATTCCTCGACGAGGTCCTCGGCCCCGAGGACGACATCGCACTGTTCGAATACGTCAAGCGCAACAACCGCGAGACCGGCCCCGCCCTGGTCGGCATCGAGTTGGCCCGCCCCGGCGACGCCCCCGCGTTGCTCGCCCGGATGCGCGCAGCGCCCATCAACGTCGAACAGGTCGACCCGGCCGGCCCACTGTTCCAGTTCCTGATCTGAAACCTGCGAGGCGGCCTGGCCGACCCGCAACCTGCTCAGGGCGGTACCCGAGACCCGCGACGGCCACGCCGACGGACACCGCGGCACACCGGCGAACGCGCCCGGCGCGTCAGTGAACCCGGCACAAGCCAGGACGAGGTTGCGGACCAACCCGGGCGAGAACAACCACAGCCCGGGCCTGCCAAGGTCGTGAACCTCAACATGTGCTGAGCCGAGCGCCTCTACGGGGTGATGTCGCTCATCCGGCGGCGGGTGTCTCGTCCCACCCGAAGGACCAGTTCTGTTCGGGGACCTCCCCACCGGCTGCGGCGAAGGAACGCAACGCGACCAGCAAGGAGTTCCGTTCCGCACCGGACATCGTGGCCAGGATCGCGTGGATCTCACGACAGCGGGCCCGGCTCACCGTCCTGACACAGCTGCGGCCGGGCGTCGTGATCGACACATTCACCGCACGCCGGTCCTGCCCCGGGCTGTCCCGGCGGACGAGCCCGCGGCTCTCCAGGCGATCGCAGTGGCGGGTGGCGGTGGAGCTGTTGACGCCCAACAGGGATGCGAGGTCCCGCACTCGCTGCGGTCCACGGGTCGCCAGGACCACCAGAGCCCGGTGCTGGGACAGGGTGAGGTCGGCGTGCGCAGCGGCGAGGGAACGCACGGCCACGGCTACCAATACCCGGCTGGCGTGCAACACCGCTTCCACCAGGTCCGCGTCCGGGACCGGAGGCACCGTTCGGGAGGCCCCGCCAAAGCTCATGCCCCGAGCATAGATGCCGTGGGCACGGGTAGAACTCACGCGGTAGATGTGCGCAGGCGAGGCGCAGCGTGGGGCAGCGGATCGAGGTCGACGCGCTTCTCGACCACGACGACCTCGAGGTCGTCGGTGGACCCGGCGAGGTCCGATTCGCAACCACAGATGGAGATGGCCATGGCCGGGCGGGACCGCATCGCCGACCCGTGGGGTCGACGCACCCCCTACGGACCCGGTCAGTCGTGGGCCACCCGCGTGGACCAGTACCTGGCCGACGGGGTCACGGACTCCGACGTCGAGCGCTGGGTGCAGAGCGCCTCGGTGTTGCACAGCAACGGCGACGCGATGGACATCGCGGTCGCGGGTGGGCGCGTCGTCGGGGTTCGCGGCCGCGGCGGTGACCGGGTCAACCGCGGCCGGCTGGGCCCGAAGGACCTGTTCGGCTGGCAGGCCAACCATTCCACCGATCGGCTCACCGCTCCCCTCATCCGCCGCGGCGGGCGTTTGGTGGAGACGGACTGGGACACCGCGATGGACCTGATCGTGGCCCGGACCCACAGCCTGCTCGCCGAGCAGGGACCCGGGGCGTTGGGTTTCTACACCACCGGGCAACTGTTCCTCGAGGAGTACTACACCCTGGCCACTCTGGTGCACGGCGGGCTGTCCTGCCCGCACCTGGACGGCAACACCCGCCTGTGCACGGCAACCTCGGGCGAGGCGCTGAAGGAGACCTTCGGCTCCGACGGACAACCGGGCTCCTACGCCGACGTCGACCACGCGGACACGATCGCGCTCTATGGCCACAACGTTGCCGAGACCCAGACCGTGCTCTGGGCGCGCATTCTGGACCGTCTCGACGGCCCCGAACCGCCGCGCCTGCTCGTGGTGGACCCGCGGCTCACCGAGGTCGCGCGCCGGGCCACCGTTCACCTGCGCCCCTTGCCCGGCACCAATGTGGCGCTGTTCAATGCCCTGCTGCAGCAGGTGATCGCGCACGATTGGGTCGACGTCGATTTCGTCGCCGCGAACACGGTCGGCTTCGAAGCCCTGGCCAAGACCGTGGCGGGCTATACCTCCGAGGTGGCCGAGCGGATCTGCGGGGTGCCGGCGGCCGACGTCGAGGCTGCCGCGCGGCTGGTCGGTGAGGCGCAGCGACTGCTGTCCACCGTGCT is drawn from Sporichthyaceae bacterium and contains these coding sequences:
- a CDS encoding ornithine decarboxylase, which gives rise to GRVAAEILSPYPPGVPAVAPGEVITAQVLDYLATGVAAGMLVPDAVDSSLATLRVVA
- a CDS encoding glutathione-independent formaldehyde dehydrogenase codes for the protein MKALVFRGPYDLNVEEVEDPRIEAPADAIVRITTANICGSDLHPYEGRAELDPGMVLGHENMGIVEEVGPGVNRVKVGDRVSVPFNLCCGTCRNCTDGWTSACLRANPSGQPGAGYGYPKMGPYLGGQAELLRVPWADANLLELPAGTENENDFALLSDIFPTGYHGTELAGVAPGHTVAIFGAGPVGLMAALSADLRGAAQTFVADFHPDRLALARKLGATAVDVSKEDPIEAIMEHTDGFGVDAGVEAVGYQSHDPAGQEHPQLVMDNLVSVVRATGRIGVVGVYVPQDPGAVDEQAGDGRIAFDFGSAFSKGLSIGTGQCPVRRYNRYLRDLIIRGRAKPSVIVSHELPLEEAPAAYASFDKREDGWTKVLLRPGQHA
- a CDS encoding DUF72 domain-containing protein; its protein translation is MIRIGTSGWQYDDWRPSFYPVGLARDRWLGRYVECFDTVEINNTFYRLPSQATVDRWAQALPQGFLAAIKVSRYLTHVRRLRDPQDPVALLLERVAPLRERGLLGPVLLQLPPNMPARPEDLERTLSAFPPDVRVAVEPRDRSWFRKATREVLIDHRAALVWSDRNGRSVGPLWRTTSWCYLRLHHGRLDWAYQDRDLRRWARRLRECPDAFVFTNNDPGAAAVRDARRLQALTT
- a CDS encoding isoamylase early set domain-containing protein, which produces MISISERLNTERRPDDPGQGTTTVAFRTKQPGVTGRRISLVGDFNDWDPRLTPMEESDEGTWAAVLELPPGRRYRFRYLSEDGQWFNDEAAHSYEENEHGGHDSVLDLTASAAVPSGQLSVSAPIAGATPE
- a CDS encoding MarR family transcriptional regulator; the encoded protein is MSFGGASRTVPPVPDADLVEAVLHASRVLVAVAVRSLAAAHADLTLSQHRALVVLATRGPQRVRDLASLLGVNSSTATRHCDRLESRGLVRRDSPGQDRRAVNVSITTPGRSCVRTVSRARCREIHAILATMSGAERNSLLVALRSFAAAGGEVPEQNWSFGWDETPAAG